The following proteins come from a genomic window of Synechococcus sp. UW69:
- a CDS encoding pyridoxamine 5'-phosphate oxidase family protein: protein MTEALPPWRPLLRAALQREGRSVSARWVQLATNGRDRTPRVRTLVFRGWSGVDQLELFTDQRSEKGKELSNDGAAELCWLFPKARQQFRLRGMVQLITPAEQAELCQQRWQQLSDTGRAVWGWPTPADPLDPSATFPEQLSETSPLPNHFVVLRLQIETVERLHLGPHPHQRTRWSAATHWQEQSLNP, encoded by the coding sequence ATGACTGAGGCCTTGCCCCCCTGGAGACCTCTGCTGCGCGCTGCCTTGCAGCGGGAGGGGCGCTCCGTTAGCGCCCGCTGGGTGCAACTGGCCACGAACGGGCGCGATCGAACGCCCCGGGTGCGGACGTTGGTGTTCCGAGGCTGGTCCGGTGTGGACCAGCTGGAACTATTCACTGATCAACGCAGCGAGAAAGGGAAAGAACTCTCCAACGATGGAGCAGCAGAACTGTGCTGGCTGTTCCCCAAAGCCCGCCAGCAGTTCAGGCTTCGCGGCATGGTGCAGCTGATCACACCTGCCGAACAAGCTGAACTCTGTCAGCAGCGCTGGCAACAGCTCTCCGATACAGGGCGTGCTGTCTGGGGCTGGCCCACACCGGCCGATCCACTGGATCCCTCTGCAACTTTCCCCGAGCAACTCAGTGAAACGTCACCGCTACCAAACCATTTCGTGGTGCTGCGGTTGCAGATAGAGACCGTCGAGCGGCTCCACCTGGGGCCTCATCCCCATCAACGCACGCGTTGGAGCGCGGCAACGCACTGGCAGGAGCAATCGCTCAACCCCTAA
- a CDS encoding chlorophyll a/b binding light-harvesting protein: MQSYGSSSVSYDWWAGNSGVAKRSGSFIAAHAAHAGLIMFWAGAFTLFELARYDGTLPMGEQGLILIPHLAGLGFGVGEGAVIIDQQPLIAIAAFHLVSSAVLGAAGIWHTLRAPKDLSEAEGRAQKFHFEWSDGKKLTFILGHHLIFLGLGVIAFVEWAKRHGIYDSAIGAVRRVEPNIDLGMVWGYQANFLSISSLEDVMGGHAVLAFILTIGGVWHIISSPFGPFKKVLIYNGESILSYSLAGIALMGFVTTIWCAQNTTIYPVELYGDPLKLNFAFSPYFSDATTLEGGAHSARAWLANTHFYLAFFFLQGHFWHALRGMGFNFKRVSEALDNMGNSKISA; the protein is encoded by the coding sequence ATGCAGTCTTATGGAAGTTCATCAGTCAGTTATGACTGGTGGGCTGGAAACTCAGGCGTGGCTAAACGCAGCGGCTCTTTTATTGCAGCCCATGCAGCCCATGCAGGCTTGATCATGTTTTGGGCTGGTGCCTTCACCTTGTTTGAGTTGGCCCGTTATGACGGAACACTGCCAATGGGAGAACAAGGGCTGATTTTGATTCCACATCTCGCCGGCCTTGGCTTCGGCGTAGGAGAAGGTGCTGTAATCATTGACCAGCAACCCCTCATCGCGATCGCAGCATTCCATCTGGTTTCATCTGCTGTACTTGGAGCAGCTGGAATCTGGCATACGCTTCGAGCTCCCAAAGACCTTTCAGAAGCTGAGGGCCGCGCCCAAAAGTTTCATTTTGAATGGAGTGATGGCAAAAAGCTCACTTTCATCCTGGGTCATCACCTGATTTTTCTCGGCCTCGGAGTCATCGCCTTCGTTGAATGGGCAAAGCGCCATGGAATTTACGACAGCGCCATCGGAGCTGTTCGACGGGTGGAACCAAACATTGACCTCGGCATGGTGTGGGGTTATCAGGCTAATTTTCTTTCCATCAGCAGTCTTGAGGACGTGATGGGTGGCCATGCTGTTTTGGCCTTCATTCTCACGATTGGTGGTGTTTGGCATATCATCTCCAGCCCTTTCGGTCCCTTCAAAAAGGTCTTGATCTACAACGGCGAGTCAATTTTGTCTTACTCGCTTGCAGGTATAGCTCTGATGGGATTTGTGACCACCATTTGGTGTGCTCAAAACACAACAATTTATCCCGTTGAGCTGTATGGCGATCCATTGAAATTGAATTTCGCCTTCTCTCCCTACTTCAGCGACGCAACTACTCTTGAAGGTGGTGCCCACTCAGCCCGGGCTTGGCTGGCCAATACGCACTTCTACCTTGCATTCTTCTTCCTGCAGGGGCATTTTTGGCATGCCTTGCGCGGCATGGGCTTTAACTTCAAGCGCGTTTCTGAGGCGCTTGACAACATGGGGAATTCCAAGATCAGCGCCTGA
- a CDS encoding methyltransferase domain-containing protein → MQMFGLAAELDRWRGSTVLDCPGGPGTLAAHLRAEGCDVTAIDPVYALPRADLERRALADLEQTMAIQATSPTLRSDFDLEACRQEHLVALKEFLDDHRAHPDRYLSAALPDLPFKDQSFDLVLCGHLLFSYAPLADGGLMAGQGLDLTWHRRALAELCRVSRRQVRLYPAHTIALNARRHPYAEALLAELPAGWRGCFVPSIYDQGHRGCTDALQLVRLEP, encoded by the coding sequence ATGCAGATGTTCGGTCTCGCGGCTGAACTCGACCGCTGGCGGGGCTCCACAGTTCTCGACTGCCCTGGAGGTCCGGGGACCCTGGCGGCCCACCTGCGCGCCGAAGGCTGCGACGTTACGGCCATCGATCCTGTCTATGCGCTCCCCCGGGCGGACCTGGAGCGCCGCGCCCTGGCGGATCTGGAGCAGACCATGGCGATACAAGCCACCAGCCCCACACTGCGCAGCGACTTTGATCTTGAGGCCTGTCGACAGGAGCACCTAGTCGCCCTAAAAGAATTTCTCGACGACCACCGGGCCCATCCAGATCGCTATCTGAGTGCGGCCTTACCCGATCTGCCCTTCAAGGATCAGAGCTTTGATCTGGTGCTCTGCGGTCACCTGCTGTTCTCCTATGCGCCCCTGGCCGATGGGGGGCTGATGGCTGGTCAGGGGCTGGATCTGACCTGGCATCGTCGTGCTCTGGCGGAACTGTGCCGTGTCAGTCGCCGGCAGGTTCGGCTTTATCCGGCCCACACCATCGCCCTCAACGCCCGCCGCCATCCCTATGCAGAGGCTCTGCTGGCCGAGCTGCCGGCCGGCTGGCGAGGCTGTTTCGTCCCAAGCATCTATGACCAGGGGCATCGAGGCTGCACAGATGCCCTGCAGTTGGTGCGCCTTGAACCATGA
- a CDS encoding histone deacetylase: MTLSVVYHPRYSAPLPSTHRFPMAKFRLLHQLLLEQGVIQANQVHRPLSIARKDLEHVHPRGYHEAFSRDRLPHPAQRRIGLPATRPLVQRTWLAVGGTLLTARLALQRGLACHLAGGTHHAHPDFGSGFCIFNDCAVAARVLLTTGEVQRILIIDLDVHQGDGSAACFQHDPRVTTLSVHAGSNFPLRKVQGDIDISLADHTSDDDYLAAIADRLPDALDNTAPELVLFNAGVDPHRDDRLGRLALSDAGLMMRDRLVLDACLRRRIPTATVIGGGYDALTPLVQRHAIVVRAAAEQARLFDLP, encoded by the coding sequence TTGACGCTTTCGGTTGTCTACCACCCTCGCTACTCCGCTCCGCTGCCGAGCACCCATCGCTTTCCGATGGCGAAGTTCCGGCTGCTGCATCAACTTCTGCTGGAGCAGGGGGTGATCCAGGCCAACCAGGTCCATCGGCCCTTGAGCATCGCCCGCAAGGATCTGGAACATGTGCATCCCCGCGGTTATCACGAAGCCTTCAGCCGCGACCGCCTGCCCCATCCGGCGCAACGCCGCATTGGGCTCCCTGCCACACGTCCGTTGGTGCAGCGCACCTGGCTCGCCGTGGGCGGCACCTTGTTAACGGCACGCCTGGCTCTACAGCGAGGCCTGGCTTGTCATCTCGCTGGTGGCACCCACCATGCCCACCCCGACTTCGGGAGCGGATTCTGCATTTTTAACGACTGTGCTGTCGCCGCACGGGTGTTGCTGACAACAGGGGAGGTGCAGCGGATTCTGATCATTGATCTCGACGTGCACCAGGGCGATGGTTCAGCAGCCTGTTTTCAACACGACCCCAGGGTGACCACCCTCTCGGTGCACGCCGGCAGCAATTTCCCCTTGCGCAAAGTGCAGGGGGATATCGATATTTCCCTCGCCGATCACACCAGCGATGACGACTATCTCGCCGCCATTGCCGATCGATTGCCAGACGCCTTGGACAACACCGCGCCGGAACTGGTTCTCTTCAACGCCGGCGTGGATCCCCACCGCGATGATCGGCTCGGCCGACTTGCACTCAGCGATGCGGGATTAATGATGCGGGATCGACTCGTGCTCGATGCCTGTCTGCGCCGCAGAATTCCAACCGCGACCGTGATCGGTGGTGGTTATGACGCCCTCACCCCGCTGGTGCAGCGCCACGCCATCGTTGTGCGTGCCGCTGCCGAGCAAGCTCGCTTGTTCGATCTGCCATGA
- a CDS encoding DUF427 domain-containing protein: MRPVENASEYPRPPLVELVSGSVEIWILGELIAQDQRYVRVCETFHPPTIYLHPSAFKPGTLHPSTGRPSFCEWKGVASYWDVSADDGTSRRVRAGWSYPDPTQSFALLAGWISIYPRSVDGCRLEGETVLAQPGLFYGGWITPWTRGPFKGDPNHPELI; this comes from the coding sequence ATGCGACCCGTTGAAAATGCTTCTGAATATCCTCGTCCCCCTTTAGTTGAGCTGGTGTCTGGTTCTGTCGAAATTTGGATTTTGGGAGAGTTGATTGCACAAGATCAGCGCTATGTGCGTGTCTGTGAGACATTCCACCCTCCTACGATTTATCTTCATCCTTCGGCTTTTAAACCTGGCACGCTCCACCCTTCAACGGGGCGGCCGTCATTTTGCGAATGGAAAGGAGTAGCTTCCTACTGGGATGTAAGTGCTGATGATGGAACCAGTCGTCGCGTTCGTGCGGGGTGGAGCTACCCCGATCCAACCCAGTCGTTTGCTCTCTTAGCCGGATGGATCAGCATTTATCCAAGAAGCGTTGATGGTTGCAGGTTGGAAGGGGAGACGGTTTTGGCTCAGCCAGGTTTGTTCTACGGAGGCTGGATCACACCTTGGACACGTGGTCCGTTTAAGGGGGATCCCAACCATCCGGAACTGATATGA
- a CDS encoding chlorophyll a/b-binding protein has product MASSTPNDDWFQNAAAAQIRNERFERAELLNGRTAMIGFVVGILTEALTGHGIVSQITFGVFGCN; this is encoded by the coding sequence ATGGCATCTTCCACCCCCAATGACGACTGGTTCCAAAACGCCGCCGCTGCACAAATCCGCAACGAGCGCTTTGAGCGAGCCGAGCTACTCAATGGCCGCACCGCAATGATTGGCTTTGTTGTGGGCATCCTGACGGAGGCCCTGACGGGACACGGGATCGTCAGTCAGATCACCTTCGGGGTTTTCGGCTGCAACTGA
- a CDS encoding pectate lyase, producing the protein MNRSLKPSPEAQQSSGDGQSESLVRQKTVQKICGQAFVFFGVVVLGVSLYKFFSAFWLNVSPWPELLLGTVGLLLVISGSIVRNSAFSTSLLSEFSPSARARRSLLMLALACLIMGCLVLLKFSVQDVLRYKRLLGEGGILEYLQALILFTSAWVSWLISRDLWRRLFMRLHAVIYAIISFGMFFVGLEEIAWGQVLFGWETPENIAAVNAQNQTTFHNLKFFQNHLDLNLFLFSALILILVLWRPSVGLIRSRLLSGGATLPTVFFMPRYFWPLFFCAALLSYFVATESGTDFVINIDQEWAEFCLYLAFGLGLLRTYILLGDAPHHRRD; encoded by the coding sequence ATGAATCGCTCCCTGAAGCCGAGTCCTGAGGCTCAGCAATCCTCTGGAGATGGTCAATCGGAGAGCTTGGTGAGGCAAAAGACTGTGCAGAAGATATGTGGCCAAGCCTTTGTGTTTTTTGGAGTTGTTGTTCTGGGGGTTTCACTTTATAAATTTTTTAGCGCTTTTTGGCTCAATGTTTCTCCCTGGCCCGAGCTGCTGCTTGGAACCGTTGGTTTGCTGTTGGTTATCTCAGGAAGCATTGTCCGAAACTCAGCTTTTTCAACGTCCTTGCTTTCGGAATTCAGCCCTTCAGCTCGAGCTCGACGTTCACTACTCATGCTTGCCCTTGCGTGCTTGATCATGGGCTGCCTGGTTCTGCTCAAGTTTTCCGTTCAGGATGTCTTGCGTTACAAGCGCCTGCTTGGTGAGGGAGGAATTCTTGAGTATTTGCAAGCCCTGATCTTGTTTACTTCGGCGTGGGTTTCTTGGCTGATTTCCAGGGATCTATGGAGACGTCTATTCATGCGCTTGCACGCTGTCATTTACGCCATCATTTCTTTTGGCATGTTCTTCGTTGGCCTAGAGGAGATTGCCTGGGGTCAAGTATTATTTGGATGGGAAACACCAGAGAATATTGCAGCTGTTAACGCTCAGAATCAAACCACATTTCACAACCTAAAGTTCTTCCAAAACCATCTCGATCTCAACCTTTTCTTGTTTTCAGCCTTGATCCTGATTTTGGTGCTATGGCGACCTTCTGTTGGCTTAATCCGATCAAGACTTCTTAGCGGTGGGGCAACTTTGCCCACAGTATTCTTTATGCCAAGATATTTCTGGCCCTTATTCTTCTGCGCCGCATTACTATCTTATTTCGTAGCTACGGAATCGGGGACTGATTTCGTAATTAATATCGATCAAGAGTGGGCAGAATTTTGCCTATACCTCGCTTTTGGATTGGGCTTATTAAGAACATATATTCTGCTTGGTGATGCTCCACACCATCGGCGTGACTGA